The nucleotide window TCTGCGATCAGGCACCATTCGATCTCAGAGGCTTCGACTTCGGATGTAAGGAACTCGACCGCGCTACGTAGTGATGGTCGAGGACTAACCGAAGGAGCCTATTTTGCAAGTTGCCACCCAAAGCGAGCCTGTGTCCGACCAGCTCGAATTCCTCTACCGGAAGAACCACGAACGGGTCTTCCGAGCCGCCTTTCGCATCACCGGTGATGCGATGGATGCGGAGGACGTTCTACAAACCGTCTTCATGCGCTTGTTGCGGCGGGAAGGGGACTTCGCCCTGACCGGTGATGCCGGACCCTACCTGCACCGTGCCGCCATCAACGCCGCCTTCGACCTGCTGCGCCGTCGGCGTCGCAATCCGGCTTCGGCAGACGCCGGTGAGATGAGCGAGACCCTGCCCGATCCCGCCGCCGATCCCTGGTCGAGCACCGATCGCGAATCCCTGCGCCGCGCCCTGCGGGACGCTTTGGGACGCCTGACCGATGCCGCCGCCGAGGTGTTCGCCCTGCGCTATTTCGA belongs to Acidobacteriota bacterium and includes:
- a CDS encoding sigma-70 family RNA polymerase sigma factor, encoding MSDQLEFLYRKNHERVFRAAFRITGDAMDAEDVLQTVFMRLLRREGDFALTGDAGPYLHRAAINAAFDLLRRRRRNPASADAGEMSETLPDPAADPWSSTDRESLRRALRDALGRLTDAAAEVFALRYFEDYANHEIAELLGMTPTAVAVTLHRSRARVREELVRAQEMGR